Proteins from a genomic interval of Polaribacter sp. Q13:
- a CDS encoding glycoside hydrolase family 2 TIM barrel-domain containing protein: MNKFLRGIIAVFLTCMSLQNTAAQNRETDFNFDWKFTLVKETKKPTKFPINDTNWTPVRLPHDWSIEASFDEKLDGATGYLPGGVGVYQKHFETPANPKNKSTYVLFDGVYNNATFWLNGKLLGENPYGYSPTYFDLTKALKTDGSKNILTVHVDHSRFVDSRWYTGSGIYRNVKLITVDKLHIPIWGSFVTTPNITKEEAQVNVQVKVVNQNRSKASFILSTKIENLAGEVVAEVTSNTKVNGGKESEFNQKLTIKNPKLWDIAKPNLYKAVTSIIKKGKVVDTYIATFGVRSLRHDKDQGFFLNGKSTFVKGVCIHHDGGLVGAAVPKGVWRRRLQLMRDAGVNAIRTSHNPFSAEFYDLCDEMGFLVQAEIFDEFDNPKDKRQNMHERHDDYVSRGYTEHFQKWAESDLKRSILRDRNHPSIFEWSIGNEIEWTYENYKHVSGLWDPGAGNYWNRIPNISAKEMQDRYKALPNRKHKLTETAKKLVKWTKEMDLSRPVTANLIIPVASLSSGYAEALDIVGFSYQTNQYNWSKKNYPNMHFTGNENAGNWTEWNSIIEDPMVYSMYMWTGIDYLGEAHNKWPQKGWDGDILDFGGFKKTGFDHFKSIWVNKPHIALGTYKVKDSLVVDPLSGKVITTSKKILNWNNIRAQKSWNYKKGDMIIVEVPTNLHKAELLLNGKSLGWRSLSGSVDRILRWAVPFEEGVLTARGGFDGDEKEVVLKTTTKPTSIKLTVDKTTLSADGYDVAHVIAQLVDESGNDVTTEEAKITFSVDGNIRQLGVDNGSNRSAQKYQSDTVITSNGHALLLLQSLKKSGKTTIKVNGKGLKGNTISIDVQ, from the coding sequence ATGAATAAATTCTTAAGAGGCATTATAGCTGTTTTTTTAACGTGTATGAGTCTGCAAAATACGGCAGCTCAAAATAGAGAAACGGATTTTAATTTCGATTGGAAATTTACTTTGGTAAAAGAAACTAAAAAACCAACAAAATTTCCGATAAATGATACGAATTGGACACCTGTTCGTCTACCACATGATTGGAGTATTGAAGCTTCTTTTGATGAAAAATTAGATGGAGCAACAGGTTATTTACCAGGTGGAGTTGGTGTGTATCAAAAACATTTTGAAACACCTGCGAATCCTAAAAATAAAAGTACCTATGTTTTGTTTGACGGCGTTTATAACAATGCTACTTTTTGGTTAAACGGAAAATTGTTAGGCGAAAATCCGTATGGATATTCACCAACATACTTCGACTTAACAAAAGCATTAAAAACAGATGGCTCTAAAAATATCTTAACGGTTCATGTAGATCATTCTCGTTTTGTAGACAGTCGTTGGTATACAGGAAGCGGAATTTATAGAAACGTAAAATTAATAACGGTAGATAAATTACACATTCCTATTTGGGGAAGTTTTGTAACCACACCTAATATTACTAAAGAAGAAGCCCAAGTTAATGTTCAAGTAAAAGTGGTAAATCAAAATAGAAGTAAAGCTTCTTTTATTTTATCAACAAAAATAGAAAACCTTGCAGGAGAAGTTGTTGCAGAGGTTACGAGCAATACGAAGGTAAATGGAGGAAAAGAAAGTGAATTCAATCAAAAACTAACCATTAAAAATCCTAAACTTTGGGATATTGCAAAACCAAATCTTTACAAAGCTGTTACAAGTATTATTAAAAAAGGAAAAGTTGTAGACACGTATATAGCAACTTTTGGGGTTCGCTCTTTAAGACATGATAAAGACCAAGGTTTCTTTTTAAACGGAAAATCAACCTTTGTAAAAGGAGTTTGTATACACCATGATGGTGGTTTAGTAGGTGCTGCTGTGCCAAAAGGAGTTTGGAGACGTCGTTTGCAATTAATGAGAGATGCAGGTGTAAATGCAATTAGAACTTCTCATAATCCTTTTTCTGCAGAATTTTATGATTTGTGTGATGAAATGGGGTTTTTAGTGCAAGCAGAAATTTTTGATGAGTTTGACAATCCGAAAGACAAGCGCCAAAACATGCACGAAAGACATGATGATTATGTTTCTCGTGGTTATACAGAACATTTTCAAAAATGGGCAGAAAGCGATTTAAAGAGATCTATTTTAAGAGATCGTAATCATCCTTCAATTTTTGAGTGGAGTATTGGAAATGAAATTGAGTGGACTTATGAAAACTACAAACATGTAAGTGGTTTGTGGGACCCAGGAGCAGGGAATTATTGGAATAGAATTCCGAATATTTCTGCTAAAGAAATGCAAGATCGCTACAAAGCATTGCCAAATAGAAAACATAAATTAACAGAAACGGCTAAGAAATTAGTAAAGTGGACGAAAGAGATGGATTTAAGTCGTCCGGTAACGGCAAATCTAATTATCCCCGTAGCAAGTTTATCTTCTGGTTATGCAGAAGCATTAGATATTGTAGGGTTTAGTTATCAAACAAATCAATATAATTGGTCTAAAAAGAATTATCCGAACATGCATTTTACAGGAAATGAAAATGCTGGTAATTGGACGGAATGGAACTCTATTATAGAAGATCCGATGGTGTATAGTATGTATATGTGGACCGGAATTGATTATTTAGGGGAAGCACATAATAAATGGCCACAAAAAGGATGGGATGGAGATATCTTAGATTTTGGCGGATTTAAAAAAACGGGATTTGATCATTTTAAATCTATTTGGGTAAACAAACCACATATAGCACTAGGAACTTACAAGGTAAAAGACTCTTTAGTGGTAGATCCGCTAAGCGGAAAAGTAATAACAACCAGTAAAAAGATTTTAAACTGGAATAATATAAGAGCGCAAAAAAGCTGGAATTATAAAAAAGGAGACATGATTATTGTTGAGGTTCCTACCAACTTGCACAAAGCAGAATTATTATTAAACGGAAAATCTTTAGGTTGGAGGTCTTTAAGCGGAAGTGTAGATAGAATATTACGTTGGGCAGTTCCTTTTGAAGAAGGCGTTTTAACAGCAAGAGGTGGTTTTGATGGTGATGAAAAAGAAGTTGTTTTAAAAACGACTACAAAACCAACATCTATAAAATTAACGGTAGATAAAACCACACTTTCTGCAGATGGTTATGATGTTGCGCATGTAATTGCTCAATTGGTTGATGAAAGCGGAAATGATGTAACAACCGAAGAGGCAAAAATAACTTTTTCTGTAGATGGAAATATCAGACAATTAGGAGTAGATAACGGATCTAACAGAAGTGCACAAAAGTATCAATCGGATACGGTTATTACAAGTAACGGACATGCACTTTTATTATTACAATCTTTAAAAAAATCAGGAAAAACAACAATTAAGGTGAATGGTAAAGGTTTAAAAGGAAATACCATTAGCATTGATGTTCAGTAA
- a CDS encoding DUF4038 domain-containing protein, with translation MIKKVIILLGILFFVNVSVAQIQVWKKPKKNKAIETVQWQVNDIVYKVKKEVKDPFSKNAFAIVKSNNTEQKIPLFYNGDKTWVLRYSSASIGNKSFVIASEIKELNGKKGKIVVAKNEKKNRHGGVVLSKEDTQHFYYEDGSHYFNLAFECDWLFALDYNQKEIPKTAHLLSLIEKYGFNQVVMNVYSYDVKWPKDKRLKDFPEHEYGSREDIFPFLGSNSKPDFSALNVDFFKHFDRVISQMHDKEIVSHLMIYVWNKLVSWPDMETKADNMYYDYVVKRYQGFPNIIWDVSKEALHYTRATKEYISERIARTRKLDSYNRLVSVHDYGFCRNHKDEVDFISTQDWKHTLYQNMLKARNDFPNKPIFNIEHGGYEDSPYVVFPGAYDNAEACLRRNYMCLFAGAYSTYYWQGASWNAVIHNPFEQPENFKKPHFEYFKHMRTLFKDLHFENFKPMPNYNNAGYNLTNEKDGVILVYNPKENNWAGGTSKALKEKFNHKNATKQWFNTLTGEFTEEVKYVKKPLEFWDARPWKGEADTILILRNLQPKKK, from the coding sequence ATGATTAAAAAAGTAATTATTTTATTAGGTATCTTATTTTTTGTAAACGTTAGTGTTGCACAAATACAGGTATGGAAAAAACCTAAGAAAAATAAGGCCATAGAAACGGTGCAATGGCAAGTGAATGATATTGTTTACAAAGTAAAAAAAGAAGTAAAAGATCCTTTTAGCAAAAATGCTTTTGCCATTGTAAAAAGCAATAACACAGAACAAAAAATCCCTTTATTTTATAATGGTGATAAAACTTGGGTGCTTCGTTATTCGAGTGCATCTATTGGAAATAAATCTTTTGTGATAGCTTCTGAAATTAAAGAATTAAATGGTAAAAAAGGTAAGATTGTAGTTGCTAAAAATGAAAAGAAAAATAGACATGGTGGCGTAGTTTTATCAAAAGAAGATACCCAACATTTTTATTATGAAGATGGTTCTCATTATTTCAATTTAGCATTTGAATGCGATTGGTTGTTTGCGTTAGATTACAATCAAAAGGAAATTCCGAAAACAGCACATTTACTGTCTTTAATCGAAAAATATGGTTTCAATCAGGTTGTAATGAATGTCTATTCTTATGATGTAAAGTGGCCAAAAGACAAACGATTAAAAGACTTTCCAGAGCATGAATACGGAAGTCGTGAAGATATTTTTCCTTTTTTAGGATCCAATTCAAAACCAGACTTTAGCGCATTAAATGTAGATTTTTTTAAGCATTTTGATAGAGTTATATCACAAATGCATGACAAAGAAATTGTGAGTCATTTAATGATTTATGTTTGGAACAAATTGGTTTCATGGCCAGATATGGAAACCAAGGCAGATAATATGTATTACGATTATGTTGTAAAAAGATATCAAGGTTTTCCAAATATTATTTGGGATGTTTCTAAGGAAGCGTTGCATTATACAAGAGCTACAAAAGAGTATATTTCTGAACGCATAGCACGTACGCGAAAGTTAGATTCTTATAACAGATTGGTTTCTGTGCACGATTACGGTTTTTGTAGAAATCATAAAGATGAAGTAGATTTTATTTCTACCCAAGATTGGAAACATACGTTGTATCAAAATATGTTAAAAGCAAGAAATGATTTTCCGAACAAACCTATTTTTAATATTGAACATGGAGGTTATGAAGATTCTCCTTATGTAGTTTTCCCTGGTGCTTATGACAATGCAGAAGCTTGTTTAAGAAGAAATTACATGTGTTTATTTGCTGGTGCTTATTCAACGTATTATTGGCAAGGAGCTTCTTGGAATGCCGTTATTCACAATCCGTTTGAACAACCAGAAAATTTTAAGAAACCTCATTTCGAATATTTTAAACACATGAGAACCTTGTTTAAAGATTTACATTTCGAAAACTTTAAACCGATGCCAAATTATAACAATGCTGGTTACAATTTAACCAATGAAAAAGATGGTGTTATTTTAGTGTACAATCCTAAAGAAAATAATTGGGCTGGAGGAACATCTAAAGCATTAAAAGAAAAATTTAACCATAAAAATGCGACCAAACAATGGTTTAATACACTAACAGGAGAATTTACTGAAGAAGTAAAATATGTAAAAAAACCATTAGAATTTTGGGACGCTAGACCTTGGAAAGGTGAAGCAGATACGATATTGATTCTTAGAAACCTTCAGCCTAAGAAAAAGTAG
- a CDS encoding T9SS type A sorting domain-containing protein: protein MSKFIFVVIMFSYFFVYSQSEITIDHKTQRFINGVSEFNRNKFITGHFLYNSNDTDFESFKNEYNIDSDYKGSRQFWNPFGKVKNGVIPNVQNKYSGIRNVEPLLVATGTAGQLFYDDSKDYSIEDVSVFSKNVANYVANSYKKDWALVPEFIEPFNEPMVHAVDYYPEGKDGKYITSKIDNVITKMCQYLKDLGQSIHAVPELQNMKVVGYASAYPEFENNDFDLWNKRFKKFIDIAGNDVDVFSVHLYDGSGLNNSGGRRSGANSEAILDLIETYSSIKLQTVKPIAVTEYGRLVANQPGFPSVSNYEPITNSQAVRSQMHLVMNFIERGNDMLVAIPFNVNTRNRNSQYSKSSVWIKDENGKVELTQRKLFYEIWKDVKGKRVFTKSNNLDVQTQAFVDDNKVHVVLNNLNDAVQTVDLNLLNKEGLQNVDIKRVNIFLDKLPEITETSQNTAPETLSLNYGETVVLTYKFNSVIAFNNTIDSKKYYATEYLKTINANTNNTFTFNNVATGNGLATLRLSIGRAHNLSLKPTLFINGNEINTDGDIIRGYNQSTRKQFFGTLEIPVEIGQLKQGTNTLTVKFADNGGRISSAILQVQQSQNPLSLASNIQQKNKFRLVPNYAKKGDLVTLNSSIENEEFTIYTLSGVRIYKGTENKIDTSKLNSGMYIVKTTKENLTEKLLIY from the coding sequence ATGTCAAAATTTATATTCGTAGTAATAATGTTTTCATACTTCTTTGTGTATTCACAAAGTGAAATTACTATTGATCATAAAACCCAAAGATTTATAAATGGAGTTTCTGAGTTTAATCGTAATAAATTTATAACGGGTCATTTTTTGTATAATTCTAATGATACCGATTTTGAGTCTTTTAAAAATGAATATAATATTGATTCTGATTATAAAGGTTCTCGTCAGTTTTGGAATCCTTTTGGAAAAGTAAAAAACGGCGTGATTCCTAATGTTCAAAATAAATATTCGGGCATCAGAAATGTGGAGCCACTTTTAGTAGCTACAGGTACAGCAGGTCAACTTTTTTATGATGATAGTAAAGATTATTCTATTGAAGATGTTTCTGTTTTTAGTAAAAATGTAGCCAATTATGTAGCGAATAGTTACAAAAAAGATTGGGCATTAGTTCCGGAGTTTATAGAACCTTTTAATGAGCCTATGGTACATGCTGTAGATTATTACCCAGAAGGGAAAGATGGAAAATACATCACCAGTAAAATAGATAATGTCATTACAAAAATGTGTCAATATCTAAAAGATCTTGGACAATCTATTCACGCAGTTCCAGAATTACAAAACATGAAAGTGGTGGGGTATGCATCTGCGTATCCAGAATTTGAAAATAACGATTTTGATTTATGGAACAAACGTTTTAAAAAGTTTATAGATATTGCTGGTAATGATGTAGATGTTTTTTCTGTGCATTTGTATGATGGTAGTGGATTAAATAATTCTGGAGGTAGACGTTCTGGTGCTAATTCTGAAGCAATTTTAGATTTAATAGAAACGTATAGTAGTATAAAACTGCAAACGGTAAAACCAATTGCTGTAACAGAATATGGTCGTTTGGTAGCTAATCAACCAGGTTTTCCTAGTGTTTCTAATTACGAGCCTATTACAAATTCGCAAGCAGTGCGTTCTCAAATGCATTTGGTGATGAATTTTATAGAAAGAGGAAATGATATGTTGGTTGCTATTCCTTTTAATGTAAACACAAGAAATAGAAATTCGCAATATTCAAAATCTAGTGTTTGGATAAAAGATGAAAACGGAAAAGTAGAACTTACCCAAAGAAAGCTATTCTACGAAATTTGGAAAGATGTAAAAGGGAAAAGGGTATTTACAAAATCTAATAATTTAGATGTACAAACGCAAGCTTTTGTAGATGATAACAAAGTACATGTAGTATTAAATAATTTAAATGATGCTGTGCAAACTGTAGATTTGAATTTATTAAATAAAGAAGGATTACAAAATGTAGATATTAAAAGGGTCAATATTTTTTTAGATAAATTGCCGGAAATAACAGAAACCTCTCAAAATACTGCCCCAGAAACTCTGAGTTTGAATTATGGAGAAACGGTTGTTTTAACGTATAAATTTAATAGTGTTATTGCATTCAATAATACTATTGATAGTAAAAAATATTACGCAACAGAATATTTAAAAACGATTAATGCAAATACAAATAATACATTCACATTTAACAATGTAGCTACTGGAAATGGTTTAGCAACTTTACGTTTAAGTATTGGACGTGCTCATAATTTATCATTAAAACCAACGCTATTTATCAATGGAAACGAGATAAATACTGATGGTGATATTATAAGAGGATACAATCAAAGTACTAGAAAACAGTTTTTTGGAACGCTAGAGATTCCTGTAGAAATTGGGCAACTTAAACAAGGTACAAATACCTTAACTGTAAAATTTGCAGATAATGGAGGACGGATTAGTTCTGCAATTCTTCAAGTTCAGCAATCTCAAAACCCATTGTCTTTAGCATCCAATATTCAACAAAAAAATAAATTCCGGCTCGTACCTAATTATGCTAAAAAAGGTGATTTAGTTACGCTAAATTCTAGTATAGAAAATGAAGAATTTACCATTTATACATTATCTGGAGTTCGAATTTATAAAGGAACTGAAAACAAAATAGATACTTCTAAATTAAATTCAGGTATGTATATCGTAAAAACAACAAAAGAAAATTTAACCGAAAAACTCTTAATATATTAA
- a CDS encoding T9SS type A sorting domain-containing protein, with translation MKKKLFLTLCLCLIGAFNLSATDYYVKADGSNSNDGLTAATPFLTIGKAHNTASDGDTIYIVGTVVSDENKSLNKSLSFVGTSSGTIIADNTDATTLKRGFFGLFAAKDITFTDLTFSGVTGRTAPGGVINANNLNVGNVTFTNCAFTNNTVAGNAKNGGAINFVGSTSGNTLTVTNCTFTSNSSDNGGGAIYVAGNQNLNLTNSTFITNSSIGAGGGGAVAVLNSGTSIISGCLFDGNSTTATNGHGGALNYNSNSAASLLTLTNSTFVNNTTLNRGGAIIFNGADGNANLTNVTVYNNSTTGVVNNGGGIRTQGAATKILNYTNCLFYGNTATGGAVSNIAGNSSNTSTFTNSLTDAGNIFDTEVASNRSADLTNSNLSFVTPNVTFTAPATLTDATPIDFGSDMSDVGAWDSKINLFNQGADAFWGNPANWSNGALPTATDNVSILSNNGNVNIKADVAAVVNNLVVTAPGTLTIKKGGSLIVSGSSTGLVNYKRQVQDAGADAAKGWYLVSAPVAAVTYDDTFAGMASGTGNNRGLATYDTANDNWEYLQAGGSGTFMPGQGYSLKVVNGGAKAEFGFLGTINTDDAGVNIPVAATGNRLNLLGNPYTSYISSATVLDNAALESTQIWVFNRSVGTNGEYVPKTYDSNFTLAPGQGFFAQAVVSATGDINFAESNQIGIGENGTTDTFQKTAKTEVKLQISVDGYYNYAEVYYSNNATNGFDAGYEGLMFPKSNDSFSIYTELLSNNKGEKYKIQSLSNSDLESKVIPVGVKAAANKEITFSAESLNLPSGLNVFLEDRIAKTFTRLDEANSTYKVTLTEALDGVGRFYVHTTAQQALSVDNFNTENISVYQANASTLRVVGLEQGNATISLYNVLGKQVLNNSFTTNGVKDISVPKLAKGLYIVQIKSATGKLNKKIILE, from the coding sequence ATGAAAAAAAAATTATTTTTGACTTTATGTCTATGCCTTATTGGGGCTTTTAATTTATCTGCCACAGATTACTATGTGAAGGCAGATGGTAGTAATTCAAATGATGGGCTAACAGCTGCAACACCTTTTTTAACAATTGGTAAAGCTCATAATACTGCTTCTGATGGAGATACAATTTATATAGTTGGAACCGTTGTGTCTGACGAAAATAAATCGTTAAATAAAAGTTTATCATTTGTTGGTACTTCTAGTGGAACAATAATTGCTGATAATACAGATGCAACTACATTGAAAAGAGGTTTTTTTGGCCTGTTTGCAGCTAAAGATATTACATTTACAGATTTAACATTTTCTGGAGTAACTGGTAGAACGGCTCCTGGAGGAGTCATAAATGCTAATAATTTAAATGTTGGTAATGTAACATTTACAAATTGTGCATTTACTAATAATACAGTTGCAGGTAATGCTAAAAATGGTGGCGCAATTAATTTTGTAGGATCTACTTCTGGTAATACTTTAACGGTTACTAACTGTACTTTTACTAGCAATTCTTCAGACAATGGAGGTGGAGCAATTTATGTGGCTGGAAATCAAAATTTAAATCTTACTAATTCAACTTTTATTACTAATAGTTCTATAGGAGCTGGAGGTGGAGGAGCTGTTGCTGTTTTGAATTCTGGTACCTCAATTATTTCAGGATGTCTTTTTGATGGAAATAGTACTACAGCTACTAATGGACATGGTGGAGCTTTGAATTATAATAGCAATAGTGCTGCGTCTCTTTTAACATTAACAAATTCAACTTTTGTTAACAATACTACACTAAATAGAGGTGGCGCAATCATATTTAATGGTGCTGATGGAAATGCTAATCTTACCAATGTAACGGTTTATAACAACTCTACAACCGGAGTAGTAAATAACGGAGGCGGTATCCGTACGCAAGGAGCTGCTACAAAGATTCTTAATTATACAAACTGTCTTTTTTATGGCAATACAGCAACTGGTGGAGCTGTATCAAATATTGCTGGTAATTCGAGTAATACCTCAACTTTTACAAATAGTTTAACTGATGCTGGTAATATTTTTGATACAGAAGTAGCATCAAACCGTTCTGCAGATTTAACAAATTCTAATTTATCTTTTGTTACACCAAATGTAACTTTTACTGCTCCTGCAACTTTAACAGATGCTACTCCAATTGATTTTGGAAGTGATATGAGTGATGTTGGTGCTTGGGATTCTAAAATAAATTTATTTAATCAAGGAGCAGATGCTTTTTGGGGCAATCCAGCAAATTGGTCTAATGGTGCTTTACCAACAGCAACAGACAATGTTTCTATACTTTCAAATAATGGCAATGTAAATATTAAAGCAGATGTTGCTGCTGTGGTTAATAATTTAGTAGTAACGGCACCAGGAACGTTAACCATTAAAAAAGGAGGTTCTCTAATAGTAAGTGGTTCTTCTACTGGATTAGTTAACTATAAAAGACAAGTACAAGACGCAGGGGCTGATGCGGCAAAAGGTTGGTATTTAGTATCTGCGCCTGTTGCAGCAGTAACTTATGATGATACTTTTGCTGGTATGGCATCAGGAACAGGAAATAATAGAGGCTTAGCTACCTATGATACTGCAAATGATAATTGGGAATATTTACAAGCAGGTGGTTCTGGTACTTTTATGCCAGGTCAAGGGTATTCTTTAAAAGTTGTTAATGGAGGAGCAAAAGCAGAATTTGGTTTTTTAGGAACTATTAATACCGATGATGCGGGAGTTAATATTCCTGTTGCAGCTACTGGAAATCGTTTAAATTTATTAGGAAATCCATACACATCTTACATTAGTAGTGCTACTGTATTAGACAATGCAGCACTTGAAAGTACTCAAATTTGGGTTTTTAATCGCTCAGTAGGTACTAATGGAGAATATGTTCCAAAAACGTATGATAGTAATTTCACATTAGCTCCAGGGCAAGGTTTCTTTGCACAAGCTGTTGTTTCTGCAACGGGTGATATAAACTTTGCAGAGTCTAATCAAATTGGTATTGGTGAAAATGGTACTACTGATACATTTCAAAAAACGGCGAAAACAGAAGTGAAACTTCAGATTTCTGTAGATGGTTACTATAACTACGCAGAGGTTTATTATTCAAACAATGCAACAAATGGTTTTGATGCTGGTTATGAAGGGTTAATGTTTCCAAAATCTAATGATAGTTTTTCTATTTACACAGAGTTATTATCTAATAATAAAGGAGAGAAATATAAAATTCAATCTTTGTCTAACTCAGATTTAGAATCAAAAGTAATTCCTGTTGGTGTAAAAGCAGCTGCGAATAAAGAAATTACTTTTTCTGCAGAATCTTTAAACCTACCTTCTGGTCTTAATGTGTTTTTAGAAGATAGAATAGCAAAAACATTTACTCGTTTAGATGAAGCAAATAGTACTTATAAAGTTACGTTAACAGAGGCTTTAGATGGAGTTGGAAGGTTTTATGTACACACAACAGCGCAACAAGCTTTAAGTGTAGATAACTTTAATACAGAAAACATAAGCGTTTATCAAGCTAATGCTTCTACTTTAAGAGTTGTTGGTTTAGAACAAGGTAATGCAACTATTAGTCTATATAATGTTTTAGGAAAACAAGTATTAAATAATTCATTTACTACAAATGGAGTTAAAGATATTAGTGTACCTAAATTAGCGAAAGGTTTATATATAGTTCAGATTAAGTCTGCAACAGGTAAATTAAACAAGAAAATTATTTTAGAATAA